One Microvirga thermotolerans DNA window includes the following coding sequences:
- the dnaE gene encoding DNA polymerase III subunit alpha, protein MARVLHDIGFVHLHVHSSYSLLEGALKIAQLAKLAAADRQPALALTDTNNLFGALEFSEKLAGAGIQPIAGVQLSVCFEEPDPVARIVPQPASVVLLAQTDEGYRNLMRLVSHAYFGVPLGEPPRVTAPDLARHGEGLIALTGGFTGPLDSALRTGREELAQARLDILKDAFGHQLYVEIQRHGLDEERMVEPALIGLADRNGLPVVAANEPFFSAPGDYEAHDALLAIAEGRIVSDDNRRRLSPEHYFKTRRQMMELFADLPDALQASVEIAMRCSTRVRTRKPILPSFGIGPDAAALDEGEELQRQAEEGLAKRLAAHGPAPGLTEQDYRDRLAYEIGIIRKMKFPGYFLIVSDFIKWAKDHNIPVGPGRGSGAGSLVAYALTITDLDPLRFSLLFERFLNPERVSMPDFDIDFCVEGRERVIEYVQRRYGEEQVAQIITFGTLLARGVMRDVGRVLEMPYGQVDKLTKLVPQNPANPVTLAQAIEGEPRLQAAIEEEPVVKRMLDIAQKLEGLHRHASTHAAGVVIGDRPLQELVPLYRDPKTGMRVTQFNMKWVEQAGLVKFDFLGLKTLTVLRTAVDLIRRKGIEIDLSALPLDDRKTYEMLRRGETVGVFQVESAGMRKALVEMETDRFEDIIALVALYRPGPMANIPVYCARKLGKDEHNKKDWYPHEKLEPILKETFGIIVYQEQVMEVAKVLAGYSLGDADLLRRAMGKKIKAEMDAQRERFLTGAAQGGLDRAKANEIFDLLAKFADYGFNKSHAAAYALVAFQTAYLKANHPVEFLAASMTLDLDNTDKLSEFRREAQRLGIRVEPPSINRSGVVFDVKYDADGNGAILYALAAVKGVGRQAIEAVVEARGDRPFESLADFARRINPRMLNKRTLENLIAAGAFDEIEPDRARACAAVDAMMSLAQQCHEAANGGMTDMFGGVASADVPLRVSSYEPWPAAVKLQKEYDAVGFFLSGHPLDEYGDLLKKLRVQSWADFSRSVKAGNSVGRVAATVLDRQERRTKTGNKMGIITLSDQTGQFEAIVFSEGLQRLRDILEPGNAVVLMLQAGVEGEEVRARIGMAELLEEAIAKHQKGMRIFLRDERPIASVQERLRAKGEGEVSLVLILDDGDREVEVKLPGRYMATPQVAGAIRAVPGVVDVHIN, encoded by the coding sequence ATGGCGCGCGTCCTTCACGACATCGGCTTCGTGCATCTGCACGTGCATTCCTCGTATTCTCTGCTCGAGGGGGCCCTGAAGATCGCGCAGCTCGCCAAGCTCGCCGCCGCGGACCGGCAGCCGGCGCTCGCGCTCACCGACACCAACAACCTGTTCGGCGCCCTGGAGTTCTCGGAGAAGCTCGCCGGGGCCGGCATCCAGCCCATCGCCGGCGTGCAGCTCTCGGTCTGCTTCGAGGAGCCGGACCCGGTGGCGCGGATCGTGCCCCAGCCCGCCAGCGTCGTGCTGCTGGCGCAGACCGACGAGGGCTACCGCAACCTCATGCGCCTCGTGAGCCACGCCTATTTCGGCGTGCCGCTCGGCGAGCCGCCCCGGGTGACGGCTCCCGACCTCGCCCGCCACGGCGAGGGGCTGATCGCGCTGACCGGCGGCTTCACCGGACCGCTCGATTCGGCGCTGCGCACCGGGCGGGAGGAACTCGCCCAGGCGCGGCTCGACATCCTCAAGGACGCCTTCGGCCACCAGCTCTACGTGGAGATCCAGCGCCACGGCCTCGACGAGGAGCGGATGGTGGAGCCGGCCCTGATCGGCCTCGCGGACCGCAACGGCCTTCCCGTCGTCGCCGCCAACGAGCCGTTCTTTTCCGCGCCGGGCGACTACGAGGCGCACGACGCCCTGCTCGCCATCGCCGAGGGGCGGATCGTCTCCGACGACAACCGCCGCCGTCTCTCCCCGGAGCATTACTTCAAGACGCGCCGGCAGATGATGGAGCTGTTCGCGGACCTTCCCGACGCGCTCCAGGCCAGCGTCGAGATCGCCATGCGCTGCTCGACGCGCGTGCGGACGCGCAAGCCCATCCTGCCGAGTTTCGGCATCGGGCCCGATGCCGCCGCCCTGGACGAGGGCGAGGAACTGCAGCGCCAGGCGGAGGAGGGGCTCGCCAAGCGCCTCGCCGCGCACGGCCCGGCGCCGGGCCTGACCGAGCAGGATTACCGCGACCGCCTCGCCTACGAGATCGGCATCATCCGGAAGATGAAGTTCCCCGGCTACTTCCTGATCGTGTCGGACTTCATCAAGTGGGCGAAGGACCACAACATCCCGGTCGGGCCGGGGCGCGGCTCCGGCGCGGGCTCCCTCGTGGCCTATGCGCTCACCATCACCGACCTGGACCCCCTGCGGTTCAGCCTGCTCTTCGAGCGCTTCCTCAATCCCGAGCGCGTCTCGATGCCCGACTTCGACATCGACTTCTGCGTGGAGGGGCGCGAACGCGTCATCGAGTACGTGCAGCGGCGTTACGGCGAGGAGCAGGTCGCGCAGATCATCACCTTCGGCACCCTGCTCGCCCGCGGCGTCATGCGCGACGTCGGCCGGGTGCTGGAGATGCCCTACGGCCAGGTGGACAAGCTCACCAAGCTCGTGCCGCAGAACCCGGCCAATCCCGTGACCCTCGCGCAGGCCATCGAGGGGGAGCCGAGGCTCCAGGCGGCCATCGAGGAGGAGCCGGTCGTCAAGCGCATGCTCGACATCGCGCAGAAGCTCGAGGGCCTGCACCGCCACGCCTCCACCCACGCCGCGGGCGTGGTGATCGGCGACCGCCCGCTCCAGGAACTGGTGCCGCTCTACCGAGACCCGAAGACCGGGATGCGCGTGACCCAGTTCAACATGAAGTGGGTGGAGCAGGCGGGCCTGGTGAAGTTCGACTTCCTCGGCCTCAAGACCCTGACCGTGCTGCGCACGGCGGTCGACCTCATCCGTCGCAAGGGCATCGAGATCGATCTCTCGGCGCTGCCCCTCGACGACCGGAAGACCTACGAGATGCTGCGCCGGGGCGAGACGGTCGGCGTGTTCCAGGTGGAATCGGCGGGCATGCGTAAGGCTCTCGTCGAGATGGAGACCGACCGCTTCGAGGACATCATCGCCCTCGTCGCCCTCTACCGTCCGGGCCCGATGGCGAACATCCCCGTCTACTGCGCCCGCAAGCTCGGCAAGGACGAGCACAACAAGAAGGACTGGTATCCCCACGAGAAGCTCGAGCCGATCCTCAAGGAGACCTTCGGCATCATCGTCTACCAGGAGCAGGTGATGGAGGTCGCCAAGGTGCTCGCCGGCTACTCGCTCGGCGACGCCGACCTGCTGCGCCGCGCCATGGGCAAGAAGATCAAGGCCGAGATGGACGCCCAGCGGGAGCGCTTCCTCACCGGCGCCGCGCAGGGCGGGCTCGACAGGGCCAAGGCGAACGAGATCTTCGACCTCCTCGCGAAATTCGCCGACTACGGCTTCAACAAGAGCCACGCCGCCGCCTATGCCCTCGTCGCGTTCCAGACGGCCTATCTGAAGGCCAACCATCCGGTCGAGTTCCTGGCCGCGTCCATGACGCTCGACCTCGACAACACGGACAAGCTGTCGGAATTCCGGCGCGAGGCGCAGCGCCTCGGCATCCGGGTCGAGCCGCCGTCCATCAACCGCTCCGGCGTGGTCTTCGACGTGAAGTACGACGCGGACGGGAACGGGGCGATTCTCTATGCGCTCGCCGCCGTGAAGGGGGTGGGCCGCCAGGCCATCGAGGCTGTCGTGGAGGCGCGGGGCGACAGGCCGTTCGAGAGCCTTGCGGACTTCGCGCGGCGCATCAATCCGCGCATGCTCAACAAGCGTACTCTCGAGAACCTGATCGCCGCCGGCGCCTTCGACGAGATCGAGCCCGACCGGGCCAGGGCCTGCGCCGCGGTGGACGCCATGATGAGCCTCGCCCAGCAGTGCCACGAGGCGGCGAACGGCGGCATGACCGACATGTTCGGCGGCGTCGCCTCGGCGGACGTGCCCCTGCGCGTGTCCTCCTACGAGCCGTGGCCCGCGGCGGTGAAGCTGCAGAAGGAATACGACGCGGTGGGCTTCTTCCTCTCGGGCCACCCGCTCGACGAGTACGGCGACCTCCTCAAGAAGCTGCGCGTCCAGAGCTGGGCCGACTTCAGCCGCTCGGTGAAGGCGGGCAATTCCGTGGGCCGCGTCGCCGCCACGGTCCTCGACCGCCAGGAGCGCCGGACGAAGACCGGCAACAAGATGGGAATCATCACCCTGTCGGATCAGACCGGGCAGTTCGAGGCCATCGTCTTCTCGGAAGGCTTGCAGCGCCTGCGCGACATCCTGGAGCCCGGCAACGCCGTGGTCCTGATGCT